The following proteins are co-located in the Tetrapisispora phaffii CBS 4417 chromosome 4, complete genome genome:
- the FCF2 gene encoding Fcf2p (similar to Saccharomyces cerevisiae FCF2 (YLR051C); ancestral locus Anc_8.54), translated as MDKTVEDLFKQLKEASKTEEVNKNGNGTVSLEEEDISENKDVLQLDDDSKDTEKEFEKIEKNLRQLPKLQNEFDQLSKVSNNDEKKHEDIQGKKAVKLENREKSARSTTDWFTMPKVDSYKRDQVQRDLLLLKHRSALDPKRHYKKDKWKVPDRFSVGTIVEDKTEFFSSRMTNKQRKSTMLETLMADDDSNKYFKRKYAEIQDRKTSGKKGHYKKIKEMRKRK; from the coding sequence ATGGACAAGACTGTTGAGGATCTGTTTAAGCAATTAAAAGAGGCCTCCAAGACTGAGGAAGTGAATAAAAATGGGAACGGAACTGTGTCTTTAGAGGAGGAGGATATCTCAGAAAACAAGGATGTCCTACAATTGGATGATGATTCAAAGGACACTGAGAAGGAATTTGAGAAGATTGAGAAGAATTTGCGCCAGCTGCCAAAATTACAAAACGAGTTTGATCAATTAAGTAAAGTAAGCAACAACGACGAGAAGAAACATGAAGATATTCAAGGCAAAAAAGCAGTAAAACTAGAAAACAGGGAGAAGAGTGCAAGGTCGACTACTGATTGGTTTACAATGCCAAAAGTTGACTCTTACAAACGTGACCAAGTGCAAAGGGACTTGTTGCTGTTGAAACATCGTTCTGCTTTAGATCCTAAAAGACATTATAAGAAAGACAAATGGAAAGTACCAGATAGATTCTCAGTAGGAACTATAGTGGAGGATAAGACAGAATTCTTCAGTAGTAGAATGACTAATAAACAAAGAAAGTCCACTATGTTGGAGACCTTGATGGCTGATGACGATTCTAATAAATACTTCAAGAGAAAATATGCTGAAATACAAGATCGTAAAACAAGTGGTAAGAAAGGTCAttataaaaagataaaagaaATGAGAAAACGTAAGTGA
- the MDJ1 gene encoding Mdj1p (similar to Saccharomyces cerevisiae MDJ1 (YFL016C); ancestral locus Anc_8.61) — MLASKLVSRNFVKAGGFNGKRPLLYVNNYKRLLHTTKPLFNADETFKDPYKTLGVSRDASPSDIKRAYYKLAKKYHPDINKEPGADKTFHNLQNAYEILSDEKKKLQYDQYGSSAFDQNGNANGAGGFNPFGGGASASGFADFGGLNFEDLFGAAFGRSGFRNGGDAGGFNGRANIVREYQGDSIEIQHVVSFKDAVFGLNNVSLKYKSLDPCGTCHGSGLKNGEQHKRKTCSYCNGTGTQVHVKSGFQMASTCMHCHGEGTTIAREDTCSACDGDGVKINSKKSLNVNFPSGLSDGDVIRIPGEGSYPNIAVGENDKSIKLSRGDLLVRIRVKSDPKFFVKNKYDIWTIKEIPITTAALGGTVEIETVDGKNIRLKVISGTQHDQVTSIPNMGIPYRNGTGRGNMNVQYKIVIKKPQSNIERCLWEGLADVTNDKMAKRTIVNGSGSIMDQASTVGTSSENDLNSLKRIEKFIKDAFKKFKGDNK; from the coding sequence ATGTTGGCTAGTAAATTAGTGTCGAGAAATTTTGTGAAAGCTGGGGGTTTCAATGGGAAGAGACCTTTGCTGTACGTTAATAATTACAAGAGGTTGTTACATACTACGAAACCATTGTTCAATGCAGATGAAACTTTTAAAGATCCTTATAAGACGTTGGGGGTATCGAGAGATGCCTCGCCATCTGATATTAAGAGAGCTTATTATAAGTTAGCTAAGAAATATCACCCagatattaataaagaacCAGGTGCTGATAAGACGTTCCacaatttacaaaatgCCTATGAGATTCTGTCGGatgagaagaagaagttacAATATGACCAATATGGATCTTCTGCATTCGATCAGAATGGTAATGCAAATGGTGCTGGTGGGTTTAATCCATTTGGTGGTGGTGCTAGTGCTAGTGGATTTGCTGATTTTGGTGGAttgaattttgaagatttattCGGCGCAGCTTTTGGAAGATCGGGTTTCCGTAACGGTGGAGATGCAGGTGGATTTAATGGACGTGCGAATATAGTGAGAGAGTATCAAGGTGACTCGATAGAAATACAACATGTTGTTTCTTTCAAAGATGCAGTGTTTGGACTGAATAATGTGAGCTTAAAGTATAAAAGTTTGGATCCATGCGGTACTTGCCATGGTTCAGGTTTGAAGAATGGTGAACAACATAAGAGAAAGACGTGTTCGTATTGTAATGGTACCGGTACACAAGTACACGTCAAATCAGGATTCCAAATGGCCTCCACTTGTATGCATTGTCATGGGGAAGGTACAACAATCGCTCGGGAAGATACTTGTTCTGCATGTGACGGTGATGGTGTTAAGATTAATTCAAAGAAGTCCTTAAACGTGAATTTCCCATCGGGTTTATCCGATGGTGATGTGATACGTATACCAGGTGAAGGTTCTTATCCGAACATCGCTGTTGGTGAAAACGATAAAAGCATTAAATTGTCAAGAGGTGATTTACTAGTGAGAATCCGTGTCAAATCTGATCCAAAATTCTTTGTAAAGAACAAATACGATATTTGGACAATAAAAGAGATTCCAATAACAACAGCTGCATTAGGCGGTACTGTTGAGATTGAAACTGTCGATGGCAAGAACATTAGGCTGAAAGTGATATCCGGTACGCAACACGATCAAGTAACTTCCATTCCAAACATGGGTATACCATATAGAAATGGTACCGGTCGTGGTAATATGAATGTACAATACAAAATAGTGATAAAGAAACCACAAAGTAACATTGAAAGATGTTTATGGGAAGGCCTGGCCGATGTCACAAATGACAAAATGGCAAAAAGGACCATTGTCAACGGCTCTGGTTCTATCATGGACCAAGCAAGTACTGTTGGAACTAGTTCAGAGAATGACTTGAATTCTTTGAAAAGAATAgaaaaattcatcaaaGATGCATTCAAGAAGTTTAAAGGCgacaataaataa
- the GNA1 gene encoding glucosamine 6-phosphate N-acetyltransferase (similar to Saccharomyces cerevisiae GNA1 (YFL017C); ancestral locus Anc_8.58), giving the protein MTSPEGFSIRRTRKEDYEGVLSTLKSLTTVGTISRSHFESIVSYWDSIRLLNARKQEGGELGYKYNNFVIVDDHNGQVAATGNIIIEQKLIHECGLVGHIEDISVSEKYQGKKLGKFLIDKLTSVGFANGCYKIILDCDRKNVKFYEKCGYEEAGVEMRIRSNL; this is encoded by the coding sequence ATGACATCTCCAGAAGGTTTCTCTATTAGAAGAACCAGAAAAGAAGATTATGAAGGTGTTCTATCTACCTTGAAGAGTTTGACTACGGTAGGGACTATTTCCAGGTCTCATTTTGAGTCCATTGTTAGCTATTGGGACTCTATCAGGTTATTAAATGCTAGGAAACAAGAAGGTGGTGAGCTCGGttacaaatataataattttgtcaTTGTCGATGATCATAATGGACAAGTAGCCGCCACTGggaatattataattgaaCAGAAATTGATTCATGAATGTGGTCTAGTTGGACACATTGAGGATATTTCAGTTTCTGAGAAGTACCAGGGAAAAAAATTGGGAAAATTCTTAATTGACAAATTGACTAGTGTTGGGTTCGCTAATGGATGTTATAAGATAATTTTAGATTGTGATCGTAAAAATGTCAAGTTCTATGAGAAATGTGGATACGAAGAAGCAGGTGTCGAGATGAGAATCAGATCCAATCTCTAA
- the WWM1 gene encoding Wwm1p (similar to Saccharomyces cerevisiae WWM1 (YFL010C); ancestral locus Anc_8.65), whose amino-acid sequence MSQSRKNQPFIPEGWTAQFDKEYQTWFFINLSNGNSQWEPPNGTSWKFGSANASDPNEPPAYDEVVNDNKNGKQVQTQTQQQQYPQQQFQQQYPQQPYIQQQYPQQPYIQQQYPQQQPYYQQQNTQGKSSGRNNALYGGLAGAGVGLVGGALLSNALTPHYYDGYGPGFDGGYGPGYDGGLDGGFDCGFDGGF is encoded by the coding sequence ATGTCACAAAGTAGAAAGAATCAACCATTCATTCCTGAGGGATGGACTGCTCAGTTTGATAAAGAATATCAGACATGGTTTTTTATTAACTTATCAAATGGGAACTCTCAGTGGGAACCTCCTAATGGTACCAGTTGGAAATTTGGATCAGCTAATGCTTCTGATCCGAACGAACCTCCTGCCTATGATGAGGTGGTGAACGACaataaaaatggtaaaCAAGTACAAACACAAACGCAACAGCAACAATACCCACAGCAGCAGTTTCAGCAACAATACCCACAACAGCCCTATATTCAACAACAATACCCACAACAGCCCTATATCCAACAACAATACCCACAACAACAGCCTTACTATCAACAGCAAAATACTCAAGGGAAAAGCAGTGGTAGAAATAATGCTCTATATGGTGGTTTGGCAGGTGCAGGTGTAGGTTTAGTGGGTGGTGCTCTCTTATCAAATGCACTAACCCCTCATTATTATGATGGCTACGGTCCAGGTTTTGATGGTGGCTACGGTCCAGGCTATGATGGTGGGCTTGATGGTGGGTTCGACTGTGGGTTCGACGGTGGGTTTTAA
- the SMX2 gene encoding mRNA splicing protein SMX2 (similar to Saccharomyces cerevisiae SMX2 (YFL017W-A); ancestral locus Anc_8.57) yields MVSAPELKKYLEKKIVIKLNGERRIAGVLRGYDVFLNVVVDDAVEVSKNGTSLNLGSQTVVRGNSILSIEALDTLV; encoded by the coding sequence ATGGTATCTGCTCCAGAATTGAAGAAGTATTTAGAGAAGAAGattgttattaaattgaATGGTGAGAGACGTATTGCTGGGGTACTTCGAGGTTACGATGTGTTCTTGAACGTGGTAGTCGATGATGCCGTAGAGGTTAGTAAAAATGGGACTTCTCTAAATCTTGGTTCACAAACCGTTGTCAGAGGTAATTCAATACTCTCAATAGAGGCCTTGGATACTCTAGTGTAA
- the LPD1 gene encoding dihydrolipoyl dehydrogenase (similar to Saccharomyces cerevisiae LPD1 (YFL018C) and YPL017C; ancestral locus Anc_8.56), whose protein sequence is MLRSVSSKRSFSVASRLFANKKHEVVVIGGGPGGYIAAIKAAQQGYDTACVEKRGRLGGTCLNVGCIPSKALLNNSQLFHQMKSDAKGRGIDIDGTVNINVANLQKHKDTVVKQLTGGIEMLFKKHKIAYYKGEGSFEDTTHVKVSPVDGLEGSVKEETVLETEKVIVATGSEVTPFPGITIDEERIISSTGALSLKEIPKRFTIIGGGIIGLEMASVYSRLGSEVTIVEFQPQIGASMDGEVAKATQKFLKKQGINFKLSTKVLSGVREGEVVNIEVEAVKDGKKEKLQADALLVAVGRRPYIKGLNAEKIGLEVDKRGRLVIDDQFNSKHPNIKVVGDVTFGPMLAHKAEEEGVAAVEYFKTGHGHVNYNNIPSVMYSHPEVAWTGQTEEQLKEANIKFKVGKFPFIANSRAKTNSDTEGFVKILIDEKTERILGAHIIGPNAGEMIAEAGLAIEYGASAEDVARVCHAHPTLSEAFKEAAMAAYDQPLNF, encoded by the coding sequence ATGTTGAGATCTGTTTCTAGTAAGAGATCTTTTTCTGTTGCATCTAGACTGTTTGCTAATAAGAAACATGAAGTTGTTGTTATTGGGGGTGGTCCAGGTGGCTATATTGCTGCTATTAAGGCTGCTCAACAAGGTTACGACACTGCTTGTGTCGAAAAGAGAGGCAGGTTGGGGGGTACTTGTTTAAATGTAGGCTGTATTCCTTCTAAGGCTCTTCTAAACAACTCTCAGTTGTTTCATCAGATGAAATCAGACGCCAAGGGGAGAGGTATTGATATTGATGGAACTGTCAATATTAATGTTGCtaatttacaaaaacaTAAAGATACTGTAGTTAAGCAATTGACAGGCGGTATCGAAATGCTGTtcaaaaaacataaaattgCTTACTATAAGGGTGAAGGTTCTTTTGAGGACACTACTCACGTTAAAGTCAGCCCAGTTGATGGCTTAGAGGGTTCAGTCAAAGAAGAGACAGTGTTGGAGACTGAAAAAGTCATTGTGGCCACAGGTTCGGAAGTTACTCCTTTCCCAGGTATCACCATTGATGAAGAGAGAATTATCTCTTCTACCGGCGCTTTGTCTTTGAAAGAAATTCCAAAGAGATTCACTATCATCGGTGGTGGTATCATTGGTTTGGAAATGGCATCAGTATACAGTCGTTTGGGCTCCGAAGTTACAATTGTAGAATTCCAACCACAAATAGGTGCCTCTATGGACGGTGAAGTCGCAAAGGCAACTCAAAAGTTTCTAAAAAAACAAGGTATCAATTTTAAGTTAAGCACTAAGGTCTTATCTGGCGTTAGAGAAGGTGAAGTTGTTAATATTGAAGTTGAAGCCGTTAAAGACGGTAAGAAGGAAAAGCTGCAAGCTGACGCATTGTTGGTTGCCGTTGGTAGAAGACCATACATTAAAGGTTTGAATGCTGAAAAGATCGGTTTGGAAGTAGACAAGAGAGGAAGATTGGTTATCGATGACCAATTCAATTCTAAACATCCAAACATCAAGGTTGTTGGTGATGTTACATTCGGTCCTATGCTAGCACACAAGgcagaagaagaaggtgTCGCTGCTgtagaatattttaagacTGGCCATGGTCACGTCAATTACAACAATATTCCATCAGTTATGTACTCTCACCCAGAAGTCGCATGGACTGGTCAAACTGAAgaacaattgaaagaagctaatattaaatttaaggTTGGTAAATTCCCATTCATTGCTAACTCAAGAGCTAAAACAAACTCGGATACCGAAGGTTTTGTTAAGATTTTGATTGATGAAAAGACTGAACGTATACTAGGTGCTCACATCATCGGTCCAAATGCTGGTGAAATGATCGCCGAAGCTGGTTTGGCTATCGAATACGGTGCATCTGCTGAAGATGTTGCTAGAGTTTGTCACGCTCACCCAACCTTGTCTGAAGCTTTCAAAGAAGCTGCAATGGCTGCCTACGATCAGCCATtaaatttctaa
- the CTF19 gene encoding Ctf19p (similar to Saccharomyces cerevisiae CTF19 (YPL018W); ancestral locus Anc_8.63), whose amino-acid sequence MDFSIDASSSVESSDSNSSRSDIDNELVLDEEQKKVLELEELKEQLLLKRRNLVSQIDGLKATVNAEKKKKLIQGRNLDSNSNELLLSLMLTSNRFNTSIGDERKDPIQKIDGLSSIQKELLHKFDTLPLLNVDLRLKYLEDYLFTNVDVQVISNELANDDIVHSTIVFFFKLSDLSITLTLKYDQVLGILEEFEIVSISDNYALNIMPIVKSCTNNPNLFLFFCFEYDKLIGKRNTIMNEVLTAIKNRLMKYEMLNDNETLVLYNQVLQDDGELAIIKLELNYLIAFNDTDSNFRLPSTKIEQSLWKDDQLITNNNDIMNSLMKEYGVFEGLKEYCKSCLFPIT is encoded by the coding sequence ATGGATTTCAGTATTGATGCGTCTAGTAGTGTTGAAAGCAGTGACTCGAATTCGAGTAGGAGTGACattgataatgaattgGTGTTGGATGAGGAACAAAAGAAGGTTTTAGAGTTGgaagaattgaaagagCAGTTGTTGTTGAAGAGAAGGAATCTTGTTAGCCAAATCGATGGTTTGAAGGCTACTGTCAATGCcgagaagaagaagaaattgattcaAGGTCGAAATTTagattcaaattcaaatgagTTATTACTGAGTCTGATGTTGACTTCCAATAGGTTTAATACGAGTATCGGTGATGAGAGGAAAGATCCAATTCAGAAGATTGATGGGTTGTCTTCGATACAGAAGGAATTGTTACACAAGTTCGACACTTTGCCGTTATTGAACGTCGATCTAAGGTTGAAGTATTTGGAAGactatttatttacaaacGTGGATGTTCAGGTTATCTCCAATGAGTTAGCAAATGACGATATTGTACATTCTAcaattgttttcttctttaaattatctgatTTATCAATAACACTCACTTTGAAATATGATCAAGTATTAGGTATTTTGGAAGAATTTGAGATAGTATCAATTTCAGATAATTAtgctttaaatataatgcCAATTGTAAAGAGTTGCACTAATAATCCAAActtatttctatttttttgctttgAATATGATAAACTCATTGGAAAACGTAATACTATAATGAATGAAGTTCTAACTGCTATTAAAAATAGGTTAATGAAATATGAGATGcttaatgataatgaaacGCTAGTCTTATATAACCAAGTATTGCAAGATGATGGAGAGTTAGCAATTATTAAACTGGAACTTAATTATCTAATAGCTTTCAACGATACAGATTCTAATTTCAGGTTACCAtcaacaaaaattgaacaaaGTTTATGGAAAGATGATCAACTAATAAcgaataataatgatataatgAACTCTCTAATGAAGGAATATGGTGTCTTCGAAGGGTTAAAAGAGTACTGTAAATCGTGTCTGTTCCCAATTACTTAG
- the TPHA0D00580 gene encoding uncharacterized protein (similar to Saccharomyces cerevisiae CDC4 (YFL009W); ancestral locus Anc_8.67) encodes MELLNRPNVLATPLSGDFETNNSVTNQPSTTDNLKNETAESTEVYQPNNYERSDAISNRANTVINSASDMEDLGTVKVCTPASSFMVNTDQIGGSIIKESVDDSSNNTSSQNNQIGQDAIADDTLPPSPVASPVIIFPVESSDEENKIVALTKDKNTSPLIDFGTTTVESLQNLTDELLHTLQTDFQSKQCYKNILFNLIAQMNRSDLSDLGTLLKDNLKRDFITTLPIEITLKVLRNLDFQDIQNCSLVTKSWNSLLTSTAYIWKMLLIKENFISRQSFSKYFKTLSLKYPEIGTDYEKGYRLDFLRNYKFLKNWYNVNFTPEVTSLPGHLTSVITCLQFEDNRIITGADDKMIRIYDAVTKKFVNELRGHNGGVWALKYDENGILVSGSTDRSVRIWDIDLGVCTHVFKGHTSTVRCLHIVKYKNIKYVVTGSRDNTLHVWKLPNKCNTEDKDKYPIVYDSTEENPYFVGILRGHLASVRTVSGYGNIIISGSYDNTLMVWDIIKMKCLYILTGHINRIYSTIYDHKRNRCISASMDSTIRVWDLANIQNNGTCTEVMNSMVSCVNVTGSMYTLQGHTALVGLLKLSDKFLVSAAADGSLRGWDANTYSRKFTYHHNNLSAITTFDMNDNLLVSGSEGQFNVYNLRTGKLIHSNILRADHIWSVQFKENILVVAIEFDRKSYVEILDFNIPCSSTATTTATTTATLTSSTSSSITSSSYSTSATASTNHQ; translated from the coding sequence ATggaattattgaatagaCCTAACGTTCTTGCGACGCCATTGTCTGgtgattttgaaacaaataatagTGTCACTAACCAACCATCTACCACagataatttgaaaaatgaaactgCAGAAAGTACTGAAGTGTATCAACCTAATAACTATGAGCGAAGTGATGCAATCAGTAACAGAGCTAATACTGTAATAAATTCTGCAAGTGACATGGAAGATCTAGGGACGGTTAAAGTTTGCACACCCGCATCCTCTTTTATGGTCAATACAGATCAAATTGGCGGGTCCATAATTAAAGAGAGTGTCGATGACTCAAGCAATAATACTAGTTCACAAAATAACCAGATTGGCCAAGATGCCATAGCTGATGATACTTTACCACCATCTCCAGTGGCCTCCCCGGTCATAATATTTCCTGTAGAAAGTAGTGATGaggaaaataaaatagttgCATTGACAAAAGATAAAAACACTAGCCCTCTGATAGATTTTGGTACCACAACAGTTGAAtctcttcaaaatttgacGGACGAATTGTTGCACACTCTACAGACAGACTTTCAATCAAAACAATGCTACAAAaacatattatttaatttaattgcGCAGATGAATAGAAGTGATCTTTCAGACTTAGGTACATTACTAAAGGATAACTTAAAGAGAGACTTTATAACGACTTTACCAATCgaaataacattaaaagTTTTGAGGAATTTGGATTTTCAAGATATACAAAATTGTTCTTTAGTAACGAAGTCATGGAATTCATTGCTTACATCTACTGCATATATTTGGAAGATGTTGCttatcaaagaaaatttcATTAGCAGACAATCATTTTCTAAGTATTTCAAAACactttctttaaaatatccaGAAATTGGGACAGATTATGAGAAAGGCTATAGATTAGATTTTCtaagaaattataaattcCTAAAAAACTGGTATAACGTTAATTTTACTCCTGAAGTTACCTCATTACCTGGTCACTTGACGAGTGTTATAACTTGTCTTCAGTTTGAAGATAATCGTATTATCACTGGTGCCGATGATAAAATGATAAGAATATATGATGCTGTCACTAAGAAGTTTGTGAATGAGTTAAGAGGTCATAATGGGGGGGTGTGGGCATTGAAATACGATGAAAATGGAATATTAGTAAGTGGATCTACAGACAGATCTGTTAGAATATGGGATATTGATTTAGGTGTGTGTACACATGTGTTTAAAGGCCACACTTCCACCGTAAGGTGTTTACatattgttaaatataagaatatcaaatatGTTGTGACAGGGTCAAGGGATAATACATTACATGTTTGGAAATTACCTAATAAGTGTAATACAGAAGACAAAGACAAATACCCGATAGTATACGATTCTACAGAAGAAAATCCATATTTTGTTGGTATCCTGAGAGGTCACTTAGCTTCTGTACGTACAGTATCTGGATACggtaatattattattagtgGGTCATATGATAATACATTGATGGTATGggatataataaaaatgaaatgttTGTACATTTTGACGGGCCATATTAATCGTATATATTCTACTATTTATGACCATAAGAGGAACAGATGTATTTCAGCAAGTATGGATTCAACAATTAGAGTCTGGGATTTAgcaaatattcaaaataatggAACATGTACAGAAGTGATGAACTCCATGGTCAGTTGTGTCAATGTTACTGGATCTATGTACACATTACAAGGACACACTGCTTTAGTGGGATTACTAAAACTGTCTGATAAATTTTTAGTTAGTGCAGCAGCTGATGGATCTTTACGAGGTTGGGATGCTAACACTTATTCAAGGAAATTCACTTATCATCATAACAATCTAAGTGCAATCACGACGTTTGATATGAACGATAACCTTTTAGTTAGTGGTTCTGAAGGTCAATTCAATGTATACAATTTGCGTACTGGTAAATTAATCCATTCAAATATCTTACGAGCTGACCATATTTGGTCAGTACAATTTAAAGAGAATATATTGGTTGTGGctattgaatttgataGAAAGAGTTATGTTGAAATTTTAGATTTCAATATTCCATGCTCTTCtacagcaacaacaacagcaacaacaacagcaacattAACATCATCTACATCGTCATCAATCACTTCATCATCTTACTCCACCTCAGCAACTGCCTCCACTAATCACCAGTAG